CCCCGTAGGACAGACGAGCCACAGACAAGTTCCCAGAAGCGCACTCACCCCtttccctgttagctacaggcaACACAGAAGATTTACACCCCtaggtctgtctacactacaaagttaatttgaaacagccgttagttcgaattaacttgaATCGCGTCTGCACAGCCAAACCgctctttcgaaataaattcaaactagcggagcccttatttcaaattaggtaaacctcattgtacgaggggtaacgccaaattggaaatagctatttggaacGCAGCGCTGTggaggggcctccagccttcccagggagccctggcacccactctgggcacagccaggaaaacttcctctcctctcccccagccccggagacattcaaggggtagaccctggccacagggcctgtgccagctccaagtctgccagcccagagccagcagtggccaacggggcccctgacccagggaccccaaaacatgagccagcaagcccctggcagccagccctccaccgctccccaggagcagtctgccagctcccaggagcctgacggactggagaaggcaggcaccttcctggtccagggtagagatcatgggccttattcaggtttgggggggatgcccccaacgtccatgatctctgcactagacggaggaacacgcccgtctatggcaggagagctgccagcctggccaccaaaggccacatgcgaacccaggagcaggtttgcatgaaagtcaggttggtccggggagacccccaaccctgggccctgagcttcccctcccccttcttcccctttcttcccccttccagctccctcctcccaggtttccccctctcctctccaaccctctctcttcccctgtcccacctccttttcccagtctccccagaggtccatccccctcagttttgttcaataaagtcaatttctatttttgaacatacgtgtcttttatttcacatcaggaagggggctagggaggggtcagtgggaggacgtgagggaggaatggagcacgagaccccagtggggaggaccagggaggctctgaaggctcctcggggtggacgctctcccgcaggacctcctggatcctgacagcccctgatggatccccagatggcagcctgcagcaagtgcagctgggctgatggcaacgaccccacgagatgcacggcgtgcccaggggcagctctgctccatgtggccgagtgctgtggggtctcgagtgcgggcactcagggctctccaagacaggactgctttgctgtccttcatcgaggtgGACAAGCAAGCAGGACCCCTGAGAAGCTCCTCaccgcccggtcctgctgggccagctccctggtctcccccagctacagccccgagctgaggtccctgcccccaccaagaagcagtacagacactgagcCACCTCAGGTCCATGGAGAGCGCTGGTTCGGGTCCAGCCTCCTGATGGGATCAACCCCCAAAGAATTCGggaagccccctttaacaatgaaagggggatgtgcacactggttgcccccccccaggtaacaatctcGTACTCTGGGTTTGATAGAAGATAAACATGGTTTTATTCAGCTGAAGCAGTAGCACTGAGGTAGTAAGAAGGGAAAGtcggcagagcaaagtaggttacaaagcaaaagaaacaaaagcGCTTGGCGAATTCTCCAAACGacgtcttttgcgcaaaagcatctgtgccagtctagacgcagcccatgtgtCTAGTTCTCCACACACAAAGGGTACGTACAGCAGAGTACGATACACAGAACCAGCggatcattccacgaggagtacagctagttcggtaggaagcctaattcgaactagctactccgtgccgcgtatagccgcacagcacggggttcgaactagccaggatttaaaaatggcggcgcccgatttatgcaaatgaagcccgggaaattcaaatcccgggcttcatttgcaagtgcggtatgcctaccttaccccgctagttcgcactaggagggtagtgtagacagaccctgggtCTGCAGTCTCCTGGGGTATTGAACAGGGACTGGAACATTCATGGGAGCAGGATGGTCAGTTGGTGGGGCCTTGGCTTTAGCATCCTCTCCTGTGTTCCCACTTCTGTTTGCCAGGTCTCTGCCTTCATTTCCGCTACCTTGGCCTGTGCTTCCGCTTCCATTCGCCTTGTGTCTGCTTCTATTGCTGCTAGCTTGGCCAGATGTTCTTGTTCGGCGAGCTAGTCCTCGGCCTCTGGTTGTGCACACTCGGCCTCTGGTTGTGCACGCTCGGCCTCTGGTTGTGCACGCTCGGCCCCTGGTTGTGCACGCTCGGCCCCTGGTTGTGCACGCTCGGCCCCTGGTTGTGCACGCTCGGCCTCTGGTTGTGCACGCTCGGCCCCTGGTTGTGCACGCTCGGCCTCTGGTTGTGCACGCTCCACGTGTAGCAGAAACTCCATCTCTTTCTCAGAGGCCTGCCTGCCTTCATAATCCCACATAGAagacagaggtgggggaggagggctgctgtTCCTTGTTTCTGCCCTCTCAAGGTTACTCCCCCCTGGACTCACAGGGACCTGCTTCTGACTCCTCTCCTTGGGGTATGAATCTGTCCTAGAGCTGGGCATCCTGCCTTAACTAGCCTCGCCTCCGGTTGCCCCAAAAGCTAGAACAAAATTAACTGCTTGGGTAGGATGGTCTTTGTCTGGCTTAAGCTTCAGCTTCTGTCTGCCCCTCCCAGAGGCAGCACAGGAAACGATAGaaaaaaacaaagaggaaaacctcccccccccccgcccgcagagCTTGCAACTCCAAAGAAAaacctgtgtccttttaaaacTCCTAGCGTCTCAAAAAGATCCCGTTGCTCTGCCACCGTGTcacggctccttccccactctggcacgataaatgcagaagtgggggcccgcaaaagtattGGAggattggagtactgtgtccagttctgggccccccactacacaaaggatgtggatgcattggagagggtccagcggaggcaaccaaaatgataagggggctggagcacatgacttatgagaagaagctgagggacttgggtctgtttagtctgcagaagcgaagagtgaggggggatttgagagcagcctgcaacttcctgaagggggttccaaagaggatggagagaggctgttcacagtagtgacagatgcagaacaaggagcaatgggctcaagttgtggtgggagaggtccaggttggatattaggaaaaactatttcactaggaggggggtgaagcgctgggctgggttccctaggggagtagtggagtctccatccctagaggtgtttaagtctcggcttgacacagacctggccgggttgatttagttgggattggtcctgcctagagcagggggctggacttgaccttttgaggtctcttccagctctatgattctatgattctatgaaaacctggtctctacaggctttggtaaaaaCGTCCCctcaaaatcttaacaacctagatttggggtttaaaaactctgctgccaccatccgagtattgatacaaaaatcaggggagagatcccttgtgaaatctcagccctaaagtacaaaccaggacacaaaaattaaccaacaccaggttaataaaaagaaaagagattgaCCCAAACgataccctacttacagatagtgaagagtctattcttggagggagacattctgtctgtccccctcagttccacgaggagtaacggtagttcgaattagagatcctaatttgaactacctactctgtgccgtgtgtagccgcgggcacggagttcggactaaggggatttaaaaatgatggcgcccgggaagatgcaaatgaagcccgggatatttaaatctcaggcttcatttgcaactttgaatgcctacattagcctccctagttcgaattagggggctagtgtagacatgcccttagtgcccaggctgctggccatttcTCATGATCATGACCGTCTCGCACGGTGTGAGTGCTGCTCCGTGAATGGAGGTTCTAGGTGCTCCAAGGAGATGAAGAAGAGCAGAACACCCCTCTACTGGCCCCATAATTGAGCTTGTGTCGCTGTGCAAAGTTGGGCAAACGAAGTAGATTAAACGGGGTTAGAATTTATTTGCcaaagtattttaaaagtttgGATTTCCCCTTCCATGCCTGGAACCCCCCCGTATTCATTTCACGATGCACAAGAAAGAACAAACAAATTTTCCAAGGGGCCTAAGAAAGTTAGTTGCCcaaattaagtttgcagatgataccaaactgggtggggttgcaacttctttggaggagagggacataattcaaaatgaccttagaaagttagaaaaatggtcagaggtaaacagtaTGAGGTTTAatcaagagaaatgcaaagtgctccacttaggaaggaacaatccgttccatacatacaagatgggaagcgactgtctaggaaggagcatggcggaaagggatctaggggtcatagtggaccacaagttgaatatgagtcaacagtgtgatgctgttgcaaaaaaagcaaatatgattctaggttgtatcaacaggtgtgttgtaagcaaaactcgtgaagtcattctgccgctctactctgcactagttaggcctcagctggagtactgtgtccagttctgggcgccacatttcaagaaagatgtggagaaattggaaagggtacagagaagagcgacaagaatgattaaaggtctagagaacatgacctatgaagccaggcttcatgaactgggcttgtttagtttggaaaaaagaagattaaggggggacatgatagcggttttcaaatatctaaaagggtgtcacaaggaggaaggcgaaaatttgttcctcttggtttctgaggacaggacaaggagtaatgggcttaaagtgcagcaggggaggtttagattggacattaggaaaaaattcctaactgtcagggtggtcaaatattggaataaattgccaagggaggtggtggaatctccctctctggagatatttaagaacaggttagatagacatctgtcagggatggtgtagacggagcgtggtcctgccttgagggcggggggctggactcgatgacctcttgaggtcccttccagtcctattattctatgattctatgaaatctttGTGAACTGGATTTGGGTGCTCCGTTCCCACTGGCTTTAGGGGGATCCGATTCCCTTTGAATTGGATTTGGGGGCCTCATTACTGTAGGGCCACGTTTACTCACTCTGCGGGAGTCACAAGCAGGTCTCGGCTCTTTGCCACGCAAGGTACCGAGGCAACATCAGAGCCGCGAGCAGCCCTGGAGGTTAGAGAcgcttctccccagggctcttCTCGCAGCCCGCTTCACCTCCTGGTTCCGAAGACTGTAGATAACGGGGTTCAGGGTGGGCGTGAGGACCACGTAGAGCAGAGCCGAGACTCTGTCGCCGTCCCCGCCGTAACTCGACTTGGGCCGGAAatagatgaagcagcaggagccgTAGAAGAGTGTCACCACCAGGAGGtgtgaggagcaggtggagaaggccttgCGCCGGCCCTCGGAGGACGACATCTTGAGGATGGTGGCCAGGATGTGGGCGTAAGACACGAGGATCAGCAGGAAGGGAGCCAGGACCACCAGCACGGCCACCACAAAGACCTCCGCCTCGGTCATGGAGGTGTCGGCGCAGGCCAGCGTCAGCAGCGGGGGGATGTCGCAGAAGAAGTGCTGGATCTCGTTGGGCCCACAGAAGGGCAGGCTGAAGATCAGTGTGGTCTGCCCGAAGGAGACGGGCACGCCGGCCAGGTAGGACCCAGCCAccagcagcaggcagaccctgTCGCCCATCACGGCGCTGTAGTGCAGCGGGTGGGAGATGGCCATGTAGCGGTCATAGGCCATGGCAGCCAGCAGGTAGCACTCCGCCGTGGCGAAGAACAGGTAGAAATACAGCTGGGTGGCACAGCCGGTGAAGGAGATGCTCCTGTTGTCCAGCAGGCCAGCCAGCAGCTTGGGCAGGGTGACGGTGGTGTAGCAGATCTCCAGGAAGGACAGGCTCcggaggaagaagtacatgggggtgtggagggactGGTCCAGTGTGGTGAGCACCATGATGAGGGTGTTCCCCACCAGCGTGATGATGTAGGAGGCCAGCACCAGGAcaaagagcagcagctgcagctcggAGAGGTTGGAGAACCCCAGGAGGATGAAGTGTGTCACCACGGTGCGGTTCCCGCCCGGCATGTCCGCTGGCAGATGGGCTGGAGGTATCTAGACAAGAGAGAGGAGCCATCAGTGTATAGCATCCTAGAGCCGTAGACCTGGCAGGGACCGTGAGAGGCCGtcaggtccagtctcctgccctcacggcagaaccaagcaccgtccagaccatccctgacaggtttttcctaatgtccaacctaaaccccccttgctgcagtttaagtccattgcttcttgtcctgtcctcagaggccaagaacaatttttctccctcctccttgtgacacccttttaggtacctgaaaaccgcttcatgtcccctctcagacttctcctttccaaactcaataagcccaattccttcagtcctTCAGTACGAGCCACCAAGCCCTGCCTTGCTCCTTCAGAGCTTCTAAG
The window above is part of the Pelodiscus sinensis isolate JC-2024 unplaced genomic scaffold, ASM4963464v1 ctg48, whole genome shotgun sequence genome. Proteins encoded here:
- the LOC102445927 gene encoding olfactory receptor 10A7-like; this encodes MPGGNRTVVTHFILLGFSNLSELQLLLFVLVLASYIITLVGNTLIMVLTTLDQSLHTPMYFFLRSLSFLEICYTTVTLPKLLAGLLDNRSISFTGCATQLYFYLFFATAECYLLAAMAYDRYMAISHPLHYSAVMGDRVCLLLVAGSYLAGVPVSFGQTTLIFSLPFCGPNEIQHFFCDIPPLLTLACADTSMTEAEVFVVAVLVVLAPFLLILVSYAHILATILKMSSSEGRRKAFSTCSSHLLVVTLFYGSCCFIYFRPKSSYGGDGDRVSALLYVVLTPTLNPVIYSLRNQEVKRAARRALGRSVSNLQGCSRL